Proteins from one Paenibacillus amylolyticus genomic window:
- a CDS encoding HAMP domain-containing sensor histidine kinase, translating into MRKHWIMLTISFICIVIFPLGWIAQTLINERGNPQATDGKIDLTQWDFNRMGAASLKGDWDFYPGQLLSPADIEANVSGRKPLPASSGTQVPARWNQSLGQAHGYGTYHLQVQLTPRTMKNDYGIRTRNIRMAHRVFIDGKEIGGKGLPGMTPATDVQLNLPFTGFTSIDGNTADIIIQVSNYSYSSGGIVAPILFGDEHSILKSQQQDWLKDLMTLFGFILPAAFFLLLFRLRRTEKELRFLGLFSLSGAVYALTHGEKLLGTFVPFLTNNEMLRIQLLSSALAYYFLLRYMDARVPGAVHQWFVRLAVVLIVVQTIVGLTLPPTLFSSFEIPMLLISIFVMFYSLRAMFYWLKGRPNDSHFALVSMMSILMVVVLHTIGAFTTVDTAFFALIELLLFVIAQMIITAIRFAQSFRDVEALSERLLAIDSLKDEFMANTSHELRTPLHGIINIAQSMLEGAAGAVTPKQAKNLSMITSTGKRLSLLVNDILDFSKLKNSEIELKRVAVDLESVARTVVEVSGFTFEDKPVLLIQQWPQSLPLVEADEDRLRQVLYNLLGNAYKYTEQGEIRLYASVEGDWVKVSVADTGVGIALDKQEDIFQAYEQSNGTIERLNHGTGLGLSITRKLVELGEERSGSIRSRARFNLSFHLASYEDAAAANSIETCCRPVCCCTGAKGEGACDKRVR; encoded by the coding sequence TTAATCGCATGGGTGCAGCTTCTTTAAAGGGAGACTGGGATTTCTACCCTGGCCAGTTGCTGAGCCCGGCAGATATTGAAGCGAATGTATCTGGCCGTAAGCCATTGCCAGCTTCGTCTGGTACTCAGGTTCCGGCACGATGGAACCAATCTCTGGGGCAGGCGCATGGGTATGGGACCTATCATTTGCAAGTCCAGCTTACACCCCGGACAATGAAAAACGATTATGGGATACGCACGAGGAATATACGCATGGCACACCGGGTATTTATCGATGGGAAAGAGATCGGTGGCAAAGGCCTGCCAGGGATGACCCCGGCGACAGATGTACAATTAAATCTGCCCTTTACGGGATTCACCTCCATTGATGGCAACACGGCTGATATTATCATTCAGGTATCGAACTATAGTTATTCTTCCGGGGGCATTGTAGCGCCCATTTTGTTTGGGGACGAGCATAGTATTCTGAAAAGTCAGCAACAAGACTGGCTCAAGGATCTGATGACCTTATTCGGTTTTATCTTGCCTGCCGCCTTTTTTCTGCTTCTGTTCAGATTGCGGCGCACAGAGAAGGAGCTTCGTTTCCTCGGATTATTCAGCCTTTCCGGTGCAGTATATGCTCTGACCCACGGTGAGAAGTTACTGGGAACGTTTGTACCGTTCCTGACCAATAATGAGATGCTTCGGATTCAGCTCCTTAGCTCAGCTTTAGCGTATTACTTTTTACTTCGGTACATGGATGCCCGTGTACCGGGAGCGGTTCATCAGTGGTTTGTTCGATTGGCTGTTGTGTTAATCGTTGTCCAAACCATTGTGGGTTTAACGCTTCCGCCGACGCTTTTCTCGTCTTTTGAGATTCCCATGCTGCTGATCTCGATTTTTGTCATGTTCTATTCACTGCGAGCCATGTTCTATTGGTTGAAGGGGCGTCCCAATGACAGTCATTTTGCACTGGTGAGCATGATGAGCATACTTATGGTGGTTGTGTTACACACGATTGGTGCGTTCACTACCGTAGACACGGCATTCTTCGCGCTGATTGAACTTTTATTATTCGTCATTGCCCAGATGATTATAACCGCAATCCGTTTCGCACAATCATTCCGTGATGTGGAAGCCCTTTCGGAGCGATTGCTTGCCATTGACAGCCTCAAGGATGAGTTCATGGCGAACACGTCACATGAGCTGCGAACTCCCCTGCACGGCATTATTAACATTGCACAATCGATGCTGGAAGGGGCTGCTGGAGCGGTCACGCCCAAGCAAGCCAAAAATCTGTCCATGATTACTTCAACCGGCAAGCGCCTGTCACTGCTGGTTAACGATATTTTGGATTTTTCCAAATTAAAAAATAGTGAGATTGAGTTAAAAAGGGTAGCGGTTGACTTGGAATCCGTTGCTCGTACTGTGGTTGAAGTGTCGGGGTTCACGTTTGAGGACAAGCCGGTTTTGTTAATTCAGCAATGGCCCCAATCATTGCCGCTTGTTGAGGCAGATGAAGATCGCCTAAGGCAGGTTCTATATAACTTGCTGGGTAACGCCTATAAGTACACTGAGCAAGGTGAGATTCGGTTATATGCCAGTGTTGAAGGCGATTGGGTGAAGGTATCTGTCGCAGACACGGGAGTAGGCATTGCCTTGGACAAACAGGAGGATATCTTCCAGGCGTATGAGCAGAGTAACGGGACAATCGAGCGATTGAATCATGGAACCGGATTGGGTCTGAGTATTACACGGAAACTCGTTGAACTTGGGGAGGAGAGATCTGGGTCGATTCGGAGCCGGGCGAGGTTCAACCTTTCATTTCACCTTGCCAGTTATGAAGATGCCGCTGCTGCAAACTCAATCGAAACCTGTTGCCGCCCGGTATGTTGCTGCACAGGCGCCAAGGGCGAAGGAGCTTGTGACAAGAGAGTCAGATGA